In Phycisphaerae bacterium RAS2, the DNA window CGGAGCGGCGGTAGGGGGCAAGAATTCTAATTCGTCTCCGAGCCGGGCCAGGCATGGCCCGGAATGCGCGCTTGCGGCCAGCTCATTCCGCCGCATGACTGCGGCGGCTCGGACAGATGGCGCGGGTCAGGCTCGGGCGGGCTTGCGTGAAGGTTTCGATGTGGGGGCGTCGGCACACATTTCGACAGCGGCGGAAATGATCTGCTCCTCCTGCGGCAACACGAGATTCGCGGCGGGGCCGAGGGGGATGTAGGTGTCTTCGCCGACGATGCGACGGATGGTGGGACGTGCGGCGTCGGCGGGGACGTGTCCACTCGACGCTTCGGGGCCGCGCGGGCTGAAGCCCGCGGCTCGTTGCGCTGCGACGCTCGCTGCGCTTCGATCGCCACACCCTTCGACGAGCGCGGTGATGATTCCTTCGGACACGCCGCCGGTTCGGCGGCCTTCGTCAACCACGAGCACTTTGCCGCAGGCGGCCGCGTGGGCGCAGATCGCCTCGGTGTTCAGCGGCAGGAGCCAGCGCAGGTCCACCACGCGCACGCGGATGCCGTGATCGCGCTCGAGCACCTTCGCGGCGCGGAGCGACATGTACACGCCGTTGCCGAACGTGAGGATGCACAGCTCGTCGGCGTCGGGGAAATAGACGCGAGGCTCGCCCAGCCCCACGGCCTCACCCGGAGCGGGATACTCGCACAACCACGCCTCGTCGCCGGCCTCGTGCAGATCCTTCGTCATATAGAGCGCGATCGGCTCCAGAAACGCCACCACGCGGCCATCGACTCGTGCGAGGGCGGAGCAGGTGCGGATCATCGCGGCAGCATCATCTCCACGAGACGGGCAGGCAATGACGAGGCCGGGAATGTCTCGCAGAGCGGCGATGCTGTTGTCGTTGTGGAAGTGGCCGCCGAAGCCCTTCTGATACGCAAGCGACGCGACACGGACGACCATCGGATTGCGATACTGGCCCTTGGAGAAGTATTGAAGCGAACAGGCTTCGCCGCGGATCTGATCGCACGCGTTGTGGTAATAGGCAAGATACTGAATCTCGGGGAAGGGCAGCAGCCCCATGTAGCCCGCGCCCTGGGCGAGGCCGAGGATCGTCTGCTCGTCGAGCAGGGTGTTGAAGACGCGGCCGGCCTTGTAGCGCTTGAACAGGTCCTTGGTGACGTAATAGACGCCGCCCTTTTGCGCAACATCTTCGCCGAAGACGATCATCTCCGGGCACATCGCCATCAAGTCGAACAGCGCGGCATTGATCTGCACCGCGAGATGTCGACGACCGAGCTTCTCGGGCAGCTTGTCTTCGCCGCCGAATACCTCGGCGCGCTTCGTCGCGTCGGCACCGCGCCGCGCTTCAGCAACCACCTTCTCCGGGTGATACGGCGCGAGCGGGGCCATGACTTCGGCGGCGCTTTCCAGCCGCGGGCGCTTGATGACGCGCTCGGCTGCTTCGCGCGTGCGTGCGCGGATGGACTCGTAAAGTTCGAGAATCTGCGGCGCGGTCATCAGGCCGAACTCAAGCACGCGCCGGGCCGAGGTGAGCAGCGGGTCGTGCGTCTCGACTTCGGCGATTTCTTCGAGCGAGTGGTAGGCCAGCTCGATGTCGGAGCCGGCGTGGCCGAGCATGCGGATGGTGCGGATGTGCAGGAAGGTCGGCGCGCGGTGCTTGCGGCAGTGCTCGACCGCCTGCGCGACGACGGGGTAGCCCTCGACGAGGTCCAGCCCGTTCGCCTGGAAGTAGGCGAGGCCGGGTCGATTCGAGAAGTTTGTCTCAATCCAACCGGTCGGCGTGCGGACGGAAATGCCGATGCCGTTGTCCTCGCAGACGAAGAGCACGGGCACGGGCAGCGACTGAAACGCGGCCCATTGCGCGGCGTTGAA includes these proteins:
- the pdhB_2 gene encoding Pyruvate dehydrogenase E1 component subunit beta; translation: MSLNRAQAIDDAFVALLKGWSDAPLQQLSADDSIAPDSPLTGGDLLQLLESQIVTRHLDLIARYLRSKDAAFYTIGSAGHEGNAMVGRVTRHTDPAFLHYRSGGFMAERCRKVPEIDFIYDTVLSQAASAEDPISGGRHKVWGSVPAWVLPQTSTIASHLPKAVGAAIGLQRARALRIKPPVPDDSIIVCSFGDASTNHSTAQGAFNAAQWAAFQSLPVPVLFVCEDNGIGISVRTPTGWIETNFSNRPGLAYFQANGLDLVEGYPVVAQAVEHCRKHRAPTFLHIRTIRMLGHAGSDIELAYHSLEEIAEVETHDPLLTSARRVLEFGLMTAPQILELYESIRARTREAAERVIKRPRLESAAEVMAPLAPYHPEKVVAEARRGADATKRAEVFGGEDKLPEKLGRRHLAVQINAALFDLMAMCPEMIVFGEDVAQKGGVYYVTKDLFKRYKAGRVFNTLLDEQTILGLAQGAGYMGLLPFPEIQYLAYYHNACDQIRGEACSLQYFSKGQYRNPMVVRVASLAYQKGFGGHFHNDNSIAALRDIPGLVIACPSRGDDAAAMIRTCSALARVDGRVVAFLEPIALYMTKDLHEAGDEAWLCEYPAPGEAVGLGEPRVYFPDADELCILTFGNGVYMSLRAAKVLERDHGIRVRVVDLRWLLPLNTEAICAHAAACGKVLVVDEGRRTGGVSEGIITALVEGCGDRSAASVAAQRAAGFSPRGPEASSGHVPADAARPTIRRIVGEDTYIPLGPAANLVLPQEEQIISAAVEMCADAPTSKPSRKPARA